GatataatgaataataaatctGCATATCCTACACGCGTCAAAGTAATGAACCGCCAAATATAAATAATATCTGATTGGCATAATTTATTTGGTTAGTTACAGACAGATACCGAGCAGACACTGTACGTGTCTGCGGGTAGATTTCCTCATTGAAATACCGCTCAAACAAACTTACCTTAGTTCTGATTGTTTTATCACCTTACTCATGAACATACATAATTCCCACGTAACCTTCACAAATCAGCACATGACACTAACCCAGCGCCAGTTTACGGTAGATCGAGATGCGCGTTTTTTCGCACGACCTTTAGTTGAACGTGTGGCgcgaatcaaaacaaaaatgataTGGTGATAACTTTATCGTCACATTCACCTTCGATCCGCACGCTCATCCAACATCCCATTCCATAACGGTACAGACGACACCTCTCCCTCATTAACATACAGGTAGATCTCGAGTCGCTGAACCACCTTCCCTAACTAGGTGTAACCGATTGTCTTAATCACGTTCCGCGCTTCCGGACACGTCGTGCCGATGAACTCTCGGAAGACCAGGAAGAGACCTTCACTGTTGAGAATAAATCAATATTCGCAGCCGCGCGTCTTCGAACGAAGTTTGCTAATCACCTGCCATTTTTGTGTTCACAGGTCAAAACCTCACATATGGTGTGCCAAAGGACGCGGATACCGGTGCTGGGCTTCGCCGAAACCGCCGAACGTGTCTTCGAGTACGGACCGGTCAAACTGCGGGGCATGGCCAAATTCTCGAAGTAAGTCAAAtgattatttgtttgtttttaggcATAGTATGATGCCTGGTGATATGCATTTATATTATTGTTTAATTCATTGGGAATGAATTGTACATTCGATGTTTATCATCAAACACATTCGCCAAAAAATCGATTGAATTGGTGGTGGGTTTACTTCTCCTACCATCCTGCATTTATCGATTCCCTGTTAAAATGAATCTTTATCGTTTAAAAACAAGAATGTATTGCTTCTGAAATGGAAGGCAACCCGATAAAAGCACTCTGGCtcgatcgaaaaaaaagttatagtcaTAAGAGTCTGAGTAATAAAGTGACTTGTCATAcacgatttttcaaataacttcCAGCCGGTGTAGCAATATGAGGTCAAGCATTGTCATGCTGGAAAACTACGGTCGCGCGTCTGGTTGCATATGTTGGCTGTTGCTTGATCAATAATCGCTTCAGACTAATCATTTGTTGCATATACATAGAAATCACCTGTGTTTTGTATGCATGTTTGTATGCATGGGAGCAGACCTGTCAGACAGAACGTCAGTttggaattgtacccaaaaaaaaagtccaaacgaagCCAAGCAGGGATCGGACCAAGGCCGGAACGCAAGACTGTTTTAAAGGACTAAGCTACCTACATAGCCACTCGTGCTGTTGTGCAAATAAGcgagaatattacaccacattataaaatgatgtTGGATCCTAAAAGTATGCATGGGAAGTGTTTTGTAAGAGTGAAAAGGAAGGCATAGATAGATGGTTCCCTTCCGGACATAGGACGTTAATGTGATAAAGTATGCGGAAAGGATTGATGCGTACTTTTTTGCAATGTGTTCTTTCTACTAGTATGGGAGGGTGgcacattttttgtaatttttaagcTCATAATGATATAAATTAGGAtgtcaaaacatgtgctaaaaattatttttgagttGAGTTGCTTGCAGGAGTTGCAGTTATGGAGTCGGATACGGAAAATTTttaccgactccgactccgcCTTCCAGTTCAATGAcccaataaaatcaaaatatcaacTTAAAATTTGTCATCAAAGCCAAAGCGTCAGACGCATGATGATTGAATAAGCTAACGCAAAAAAGCGAACCTCCGCCAAACCTGTATCCGACATCGGGTCAATTACTTGGGAGTTAACATTCGTTCCGTGGATGACAATAATAAACTAGTTACCCGTACATTGGCTATCCGGGATACGAAGgctcatcattagaaaaaaaagttgaaaaatcgtacattttttttgcttgaaggtaaagtggtcacttgcaaatatcaagctaaatgggatagatttatgcgttttttcgccaaatttgttcaattcaCATATGTATGCAGTAAGCTTGGCGCATTCACCTACAATctcaattgaaattttctcatgcatacttgatttagttggagtgaaatatttttccagggtcaaagtcACAAAGGACCCTCTTCAAGAGTAGAAtatgatgaggtatatcagctttagtaaacagaatatTGTAAGTAGTTATTCACCAATGACCACTTCgccccaaacatcaaagaaatttcgatactaattaatcgctgagattagaCAATTGCAGACAGTTGCAGACAGACAGTTGAAAAAGTCGGATGTCTCTGCTCAATCTTTCGCATTTGATCTCGAAGcagaatttattcattattttcgaaCTTTCAAGACACTGCGTTGAAATACAGTCGTCATCGAAGTGATTTTTATTGCTGTTTGAAAATACCTAAAAGAGTAGTATTATCCACTAATGTCTCTTTAACAAACGATAAATTATTTTGTAGTCTGGCGTAGTGGTGCTATCCTACCAGCTAAATTAATCGAAAATTGCACTTCCTGACATGTTCAGGTCCTTGCACAATTTtctcaatggcaaagaccttcGACTCTACGAAGTTAGGGAAcattttggaagaaaataacGTGTAACCTGCGTGAAGGAAAGCGAATGATTGTGGAACTTTATatgctgtgcatataaaattaaataaatgtaTGATTGCCTAGAAAAATGATACTTTTGGTTTCTCAAAAATCGGCAACAACTTCCggaacaacccaatatgagctatcctgatttctttctgttttttattctcattcttcctgatttttgaaaatagtagttggcaaccctggctacAACATATAACGCCGTCAATTTTTTCTGTACACAATTGACGTTATATTTTCAACCAAAAtacgcagcgagtaaaataatgatgctttgtttttttttggtttgaaattcgttaaatttttgagaacaatcaattttttcttcaaatttcccggttctAAGTAGTCTTTTCATGCTGAAAAGGTtacaaaatcatcattttacattgtttcattcaatgcATATAAaaaatggcttggtataagtatttttatttacattttataACTAGGCAAACGATGGGTGGCATATGTTGCGCTGCAATACAAAtaccttctcgtatcggccgaaCACCATCCCGCCATACATGCGGCATTCCATTATATTTCATGAATTCCGTTAGGTTATGCCTTTTTTATGCATACAACGTTATCTAGAACATTCCTTTCCGATATAAATTAAGCACCTTTTCTCGCTCTGGGAAAAAAGCACTTAATTTCTTAAAAATTCGTCGACCAACTGATCATCGTTCTACAAAAATCCATTATCCACAGCATAAGCTTCTGAAAAATGTCCGGAAGTTAGTACCATTATCAAACTCCATCTGCCGGtcacttcggtagtcaattaaggaatgtttgttttagggttCTTTCGAAATATTCGCATTATCaaccgttcatcatcagaaaacAGGCTTGTGTCCTCTAcccgggagattttccatgattccttcgtatttccacatGTTTATGATTTTGTTTACTCTAGAGTgggttgtgctcccgtggccggatggttagcgtcccacattatcatgccgggggttcggattcgattcccgttctggccgggggatttttcatcaaagatatttcctccgacttgcactgtgatcacgcgtattctagagcttgccactccagaacacattcaaggcgtgttatccggcatagaaatctcaactaggtacACTAACAAACATGACGCGattaatacctacgttgagaaggcaaaagttccactgggaacgttagtgccattcaagaagaagaagagtggGTTCTTCCGACAGTAGCTGCTATGTATCGCAATGTCTTCGAAAAGTCTTACTTTTTAGCATTGTACTtgtaaccagtgttgccacattttaatctgtatcaGAGGGGTTGAAAATcttactcatctgtactttttcttccaaaaatttataccaaaaatctgtaccatcgaaaatattcgttgtatagaaaaatccattttatggcataaaaaatactcatttatttactacaaatatcacatttaccaaaaataacaaaaaattaatcTGTACCTtaccagataaatctgtacgtgtggcaacactgctagtaacaatatctattccattgtgataaaaaaaaacttgttcaaacatcaataaaaaacaaaaaaaccaacactgcctaAGTAGTAGTCGGGTGTTAACATTACACcttgacgaaaaaaaagtaaGTTAATTCGCAATGATCTTACTTACATGGTTTGTTTGATaggagaaatttaaggtgtacactcaattttgcaacgcCTAAAATGAAGATTTTTCCATCTTTAAATTAATTAGCTTTTCGCGGAATTTTATTGTGCGTTAagctagttaaatgtgtgagtaattaatATGGATCAAACGAATAAATgtggggcttagaatgaaaggggtgtaaatgatttcatcgatttctctacatcgactctctctatTGGTCGTaatttagctgcaaatacatccccagctgtatttgacaatgtggaagacaggtcagagcctcatctatcagattctatagcaaactcaaattggaacgtttttgcagttgagttattaactgaagaaaaagttgatgaagagaaatcgatcaagtcacttacaccccttacattctaagcccctcaaatatattaaaaatattttgtaccAAAAGAATGggaagtatcgtcaagtagcatgtttatattcaattttgcgattgactgtacgaggacagtccgataagtacatacacttgacccagcgaagctccaacttctttaatccatccgaaaaatacgttttctcgaggtctgcaaagtaggcctccgtggcggcgatgacctcctcattggactaaaatttctgcccggcgagtttggaaacaaaaaaaaggcgcacggggccaaatcttgagattacggtggatggggcatcagttcgtagtgcaattcgaccaatttggcaaatttggaaaatcacggataacgcaataaaggactaaaaatgaaatGCAAACGCGAATAAAGATATTTTAGCATGTTTTTAAAGAATTgtattttttactattttttagaAAGTTGTATCTCCGAAACGGCTTCGAATACACGTCTGTCTGTTCAGAAAGTACTttagaatttacgcgggttacgtattttcgattctagatttttttgtggcattatattggtactcatgtctctcagttatgctgacaagtacggttattttgaatgttcaggtaatttttgacaactgctattcttgcacgtgttttggttcatctttgatttttgattaTATGTGAGCACCATCCAGCTACGGTCTTAATTCGCTGGATTACTCAGTATAGCGCGTCATGAAGGCCAAGGCCTGTTCTAAACGCCACCCGAGTGCAGCAAGCCTCAGACAAATATTGACCCGTACCTGGAGAGAAATGAATCCAGGCTACAGGATTAGGACCTGCCGTGCGTTCCGGACGCGTGTGAAGGCCGTAATTGCAGCAAGTGGAAACTCGATCGATGATTACATAGTAAATAATATGATATATAAATAAATCAGAAATCAAGCCAGAagactggaaaaaaatatatcactgTCACAGAAGTATTTCCCCTCATTGAAAATACTCAGGCTTCTGAACCAGAtacgtaccgttttgtctcatattccgaacacttaagctttgatggtcaTTAAACAATGtcttattactcaaaatggtactctttgtcgaaactaatttgatttttggatacaatagagccttctttttcatttgactacaataaaattgatttacaaatacatattcatggtgaaaaactaaaaacttttgtctcaaattctgaacaccatttttgtcactgactcatattccgaacacctcTGTCTCAAactccgaacagcaaaaattatttttttaataatcataacttttaaactactgaaccaattcatatgatcgatatgtcaaattaaagtcaattagctagtcttttttttggaaaaatgtaatCCCAGGTAACCATAAGCATTAACTTTAAGCTCTATTGTAGTACTAATTCAGTATCTCTAATGCCAAATGGCAGTATATCTGCTTTTTTTATGCTTATAGGCCTTATATCAACATTATTAATGCATATGAACATTAATGAAAATAAGCATAAATGAAAGTCCTATATGTCCATTAATTGCTACCATATAGTGCTTACAAGCATTAGGACAAAACATATGAAAATAAGCATTAATGAAAGCCCTATATACGCATTTAGTGCTATCATATAATGCTTCTAAGCATTAGGATAAAACACTCATCCATTTAGCATTAGATATCCGGATGCAAGCGTTTGTCTCAAAATAAACATAACATGGATAATTTTGGCCAAAAATATGCTTCCAAGCCGGCCAGCAAAACCCGCTCATACATGATCTTTTTGAGTAGGTACCTGAGCGGTTGTTTTAATATAACTATTTTCAACTCATTCATCTATATCCTGATAGCGAAAGCATAACAGAGAAACACACATGTTGTACCCCGGTTCGAATCTCATAAGGTAacttaatataataattatttctcATTCCAAACAGTGTGCCATAGCTCTAAATAAAGAAGAATACTGTTATAACCTCAATAACAACTTGCACTAATCTGTAATAAATATGTGTGGGTGGACTctaaaatgtatgttttttttttgttttctgtcgATTGATTTCAATGGctttttcctagaaaaaacggaagaaaaacatcttgacgtttttatgaaatcatattttagcatgaaTGATGCTTATTTAAGCCTGCCATAACAAGTTTTCAAGTGATATTTTCAGATAGCCATAAGTATGATTTAGTAATGCTTATTTAAAGCTGTAACTTAAGCATTAAAAGAGCTCTATATTTCGCCTTTTTAGCATTATATCCACCCTATATTGGTTTATAGCGCTTGATAATCATTCATTCAGTATTTTATATGTGAATACAGTGCTGATTTAAGACCATTTCTAAGTGCTTACTAGTTAACTGGgatgctcgcaaaaaaaatggaatttgcttttgtaattattaattgtattggtttcttatagtttacatggtttcgggtcTAAGAGCGCTATTTCGgtgtcgatacctgtaaattatgTGAAAATGAAGTCTAAAACCTAAAGAATTTCAGAGTTTTGAAttcaaattatttataacattaaagttcagtaaattcacatttaaaaaggcagtgttcgcaatttgaatcatgcgtaaaaTCTTGAtgcatattccgaacactaattttaatgatttctgcgtaAAATATCATtctatttcatccatttattgtatattcttaccatttctagcacttaacatgaataatacaaacaaaatagttgaaaaaactacaaaaactgaaaaattaactatGCTTGTTTTTCTAGAGATTTTGCTAACGCTAAcaatttatcattggttttgactgtcacttttttggaaatgtttaatattataaattataggctgcatcgatacctgtaaatgatgttaaaatgaaggctataacccaaagaatttcatggttttgattattgcatatgaactgaactgaatttactgaacttttatgGTATCAATaaaacatacgtttagccgcagggcataaaaatcaggttttcgcataatcaccaagcctttatctgtcttttttgaaaaaatacttgagaatgttcaatttacaaggcaaatattagatgtgcaacgtaagaagttagtaaggaatggcgaaaggtattctattgacggaagaagggcggaaaataataaagatattcagtgaacaaaagttttctaatcgctcgatcgtaacaaaaattggtcgatctgagaaagtggtacggaatttctttaaatagtgcctgaaatatgggatataacgtccaacaaatgggaacaccaaagttactttgcgtcttaaaggtcgaataagacacgaagcaaccaagaaACGATGTCCTGGTCATACAtcaaggcagaatcggttgttccagtaacgaagaggcatattgcgcgcatcttgaacgaGTCACCAAACATAATGTGGAAGAAGCTTAAAGGGAAGCCGAAGTTCGccagcagaaccatctcatttttaCCCGGCAATACATGtaatggaaactggaatggagaaatgttgtattttccggcgaaaaaggttcaatttggatggtccggactgttacagttgctattggtagaatttaagtcaacggcatgccgtgagatcgaagcgaaactttgggggcggaagttttacagtgtggggagccgtttcctatcacagcaagcttctcatttgtttcattttcacccgaatgaactccgaaaagtatcttttataactggaggacgttttgattggccatatcgAGAATagcgctaccgaggatgtcgttttttcaactgggttatgcatagatccacgtttccaagcatggattgccgagaaggacattccgcttcttgaatgacctgccggcagtcgattgcaattcCCTAGAGaatctatggagaatcttggccgagatggtctatgcaaacgaaTGACAATTagcctcaaggcagtaattcaggagtgttgggctataatcaatatggcaacactttaaaagctgtctgactcgatgccaaaacgagtttcaaagtgatccgaaatggaggtggacatactagaCATTAGCTACCGAtttgactcgaaatttgccgcacaaattttcttttattgaaattttaggatacggctgaacgaatgtccaccctgattccacatatttcaattacttagaaaacaaaaaatgaatttaaatttttttttagaatgaattcgatgaaaataatcaAGAATTGTCTTTTATTaataattgacttatttttaaaaatattgagaaagaATAGGgggcggctaaacgaatgtctaccactgtagttgaaaaaaccacaaaaactaaaaaattaacgatgctttttttttacagaatttgctaacgcaaacattttatcattggttttgactatcACTTTGTTGCAAacgcttaatattataaattagaggctgtatcgatacctgtaaatgatatcaaaatgaagcctataccggaaagaatgtttgtgttttcattattcaattatctataacataaaagtttagtaaatttacatttaaaaatgaagtgttcggaatttgagactgtttggaatatgagacaaaacggtatgtgaaatttctttcaaataaaaaaattgatttaaattTCTAATATTTACAGGTCATTCTGACCGAAAATTCTCTGTACACATTTAAATTCCAAAAAGGTGGACGGTATGCCGcctagacaatttttttttcatttgactagcAGCAACTGTCAATGTCAATGCCAactagacaattttttttcatttgactagcAGCAACTGTCAATGTCAATGCCAACGGGATTCCAACCAACGTTGACCACCAAAATACTCCTCGATACCAGTTGTTCccggtgagaaaaaaaatacgaacGCGTGTATCTCGTTTCGCTAAACCTGTCTCGTTGAAATGTGTTGCCATTACCGTACCGTCATTCGTTCGATTTTGTAGATTACATCAAGGTCGAACATGCCGAAAGGGAAGCAATCATTTTGTTTGTCACATTCACAAATTTACTCATCCCAAACAAAAACACGTTCCCACATTGTtcgtttctgaaaaaaaacgaattaacacAGCTGATTCAAAGCTCATTTAATTTTATGCGCAAGTTTTTATATTGCTGAAGCATTTATGTTTATGACAATTTCTCGGAACAATGAATCGTTTCCGGGAAACGATTAAACGACACACCTACACATGATATTTTCTGAATGTTATACTTCTAGCAATTGCACAGGTGCACAATATTTTAACGACTGATCATATGTTTTCTCCTAACCCACAGACTTTTCGTTGACTATGGTCTGATGGCGACGTACTTTAGCGCTGGCTGCGTGTATATCGTCTTCATCGGGAGCTCGCTGGGGAAGGTGATAAACGATGCCGCCGAGCTTGACTGGAGCGTCCGCATCTACATCCTGTTCACCATGATTCCAATACTGGCCATCGGTCAGATTCGGGAGCTGAAATTCCTCGTTCCATTCTCGGCGCTGGCCAATTTGTTCATCGTCGTAACCTTCGGCATCACGCTGTACTACATTTTCAAAGATCCCCTGCAGTTCGACGATAAACCTAGCTTCGCATCGTTCGCAACGCTGCCTCTGTTCTTCAGGTATGGTTGTGCATTTTTGCTACAGTGTTGTATACCCTAATGGTTTATTTCTTCACACAGTACCGTTATTTTTGCAATGGAAGGTATCGGTGTCGTCATGCCTGTGGAAAACTCGATGGCTAAGCCACAGCAGTTTCTCGGATGCCCGGGAGTCCTGAACACCGCTATGGGAACAGTCATCACTTTGTACGCCGTTATTGGATTCTTCGGTTATGTGCGATATGGAGAGGAGTCTGCCGGAAGTGTTACATTGAATCTGCCAGTCGAAGATGCGTAAGTTAAGCCACCACATTGAGCCCGTCAACTAATTTGAATCTAACACGTGCGGTTTCTTGAACACAGTCTAGCCAAAGCCGCTCAACTGCTAATCGCCGCAGCCATCCTCTTCACTTTCGGTCTTCAGTTCTATGTCCCAATGGACATTCTGTGGAAGAAGATCCACGATAAAATCCCAAAGGACAAGCATAACATTTCCCAGATAGCCATTCGCACTGGAATCATGATTCTGATGGGCTGCGTTGCGCTCGCTGTGCCCGATCTAGAACCATTTATCGGGCTGGTGGGTGCCATTTTCTTCTCCAGTCTGGGCTTGCTGGTGCCTTGCGTGGTGGAAACCGTCTTCTTGTGGCCCAACGAGCTCGGAACCTTCAAGTGGGTGCTGATCAAGAACGTCATCTTCGGAGCATTTTCGATTTTCGCCTTGATCGCGGGATCGTACGTCAGCATTGAGGAAATTATAAAGCTGTACACCGGAGAAGAACATACCGAGTAAAGAGAAGTAGAAGTTTATTCCTCGAcaggtgaaaaaaaaagttcaactttaACATGCCATCTTACATTAAGATAGTCTCGACGGAATGGAAAAACATTCTCGTAGAAGATTTAAgctgtgcgttttttttttgttcgaaaggtaACGAATGATTTCATTAAATGTATGCAGGGACTTACAGTGATCTAGGAGCGCTGAGATGGCGTTCTCCGCAGTATTTTTAACTCTACATTCTAGTGGAATATAGCATTTGTTGCACATGTGTTAGATTACACAATAAGTTTTAAATGTAGATAGGtgagaaaatatatttcaacATATTAAcgattgattttgttttcgtattaatcttagaCCAAAATTCACATGCATCTACAAAACGTATCCCAATGCACTATGGTCCATGAGGtgcattcaagtggaaattagcatctagagctcgacagtgattctctagacaaaaactgtcttcgacaaagttgttacatataatagagcgctcatttttatgttatcaaaaatagggtgaccaaaattgtcgatgaaatgaaaaatctaacttttttatctttatagatagggagccgatctggcgtagtggtaacatccatgcctctcacgctaaaggtcacgag
The Toxorhynchites rutilus septentrionalis strain SRP chromosome 2, ASM2978413v1, whole genome shotgun sequence genome window above contains:
- the LOC129767665 gene encoding proton-coupled amino acid transporter-like protein pathetic, whose translation is MTEEKAKSSPETTATQFVASDFNSTTKLADDDDYNPFEHRQLEKPNSTSGSLIHLLKSSLGTGILAMPVAFKNAGLLFGALGTVIIGLICTHCVHILVKTSHMVCQRTRIPVLGFAETAERVFEYGPVKLRGMAKFSKLFVDYGLMATYFSAGCVYIVFIGSSLGKVINDAAELDWSVRIYILFTMIPILAIGQIRELKFLVPFSALANLFIVVTFGITLYYIFKDPLQFDDKPSFASFATLPLFFSTVIFAMEGIGVVMPVENSMAKPQQFLGCPGVLNTAMGTVITLYAVIGFFGYVRYGEESAGSVTLNLPVEDALAKAAQLLIAAAILFTFGLQFYVPMDILWKKIHDKIPKDKHNISQIAIRTGIMILMGCVALAVPDLEPFIGLVGAIFFSSLGLLVPCVVETVFLWPNELGTFKWVLIKNVIFGAFSIFALIAGSYVSIEEIIKLYTGEEHTE